The Desulfovibrio sp. JC010 genome includes the window TCTGTTGAGAGGATTCCACAGGTGGTCACCAGATCACCACCATGCTGCAGGATGGTGGTCCAGTGGTCGTCGATACGGGTGATCAGCTCCGCAGTGGCGAAGACCGCATCTTTGCGCAGCCAGCGGGGAACGGCTCCCGAATGTCCGGCCTCGCCGATGCACTTGATCTTGCGGTGGCGGATGTTGCCCCGGATTCCGGTCACAGCGGCAACGGGCAGGTTGCGGGCGATCATGACCGGACCCTGTTCAATGTGCAGTTCAAAGAAGGCTTTGATTTTTGATGTGTCGATGAGCACTTCGCCGTTGGCAATGCGTTCTACATCGGCACCGCAATCAACCATGTGTTCTTTGAGCGGGCGGCTGTCGTCACGCTGGAGCAGTTCCTGTTCGGATTCTTCCAGCTTGCCGAGCAGGGCCTTGGAGCCGAGGTAACAGGCTCCGAACCACGCACTTTCCTCACCGCGCAGGGCGATAACTTTTACCGGGACTTCAGGAGTCCTACCGCTGCGTTTAATTTCCGCAAGGCAGAGCAGCCCTGCGATAACCCCGGCGGCACCGTCGTAGTTTCCGCCTTGGGGTACGGAATCAAGATGCGAGCCGATGAGGATGTATTCTTCGTCTGCGGGAATTTTTTCCAACTCTATGACAAGGTTTGCTGCATTGTCGCGGTAGGTGATTAAACCTTCCTTGTGTGCGAAATTCTCAATAAGTTCAAAGGCCCGTGTTTCCGCTTCGCCGTATGAAGGACGGGATACCCCGGCCACATCGCGGGAGAGTTCTTCCAGATCGGCAAAGAGCTGTTCCGCTTCTGCGGTGAGATGCTCTAAGCTTGCCGGGGTCTGGGGAACCGGGTGCGGGCTGGTACTGTTGCCTGCTGATCCCATATTGCTGGTCATTGCGTTCATCATATCAATATTTCCTTTTTAGGGAGCAATGAGGCTGGGCAGGAAGGTTGCCAGACCGGGAACATAGGTGACCAGAATGAGGACCAGAATATTAATGAACAGGAAGGGCCAGACTCCATTGATAATGGACATGACCGGCTTTTCCAGAGTGGAAGAGGCCACGAAAATATCCAGACCGAAAGGCGGGGTGATCATGCCGATGCAGATGTTCAGACAGACGATCTGACCGAAATGGATGGGATCTACACCCATGGAAAGTGCCACCGGATAAAGGGGCGGCACCAGAATCAGCAGGGCTGAGTTGGGATCAATGAACATCCCGGCAATGAAAAAGGCCACGTTGACGATCATCAGGAAGGTGATCGGTCCGGCATCTATCTGGGTCAGGAAATTGGTGATCAGAACCGGAACCTGAGCAAGGGTGACAAAGTAGGAAAGCACACTGCCCATGGCCAGCAGGATAAAAATGATCGTGGTGGAGATGGCAGCACGTTCGGTTATGCTGATCAGTCGGCTGAAGGACAGGTTTTTGTATACGAATGCTTCAATAAGGATAGCGTAAACAACGGATACCGCCGCCGCTTCCGTGGGGGTGAACAGACCAGTGTAAATACCGCCGAGGATGATGATCGGCAGTCCCAGAGCCCATGCTGCGGATTTGAAGACTGTGAAAAACGGTACAGTGGATTTTTCTCCTCGGCCCACGCCCTTGCGCAGGGATTCGAAGATAACCAGCGCGGCAAAGGCCAGACCGAGAGCCATGCCTACACCCAGACCGCCGATAAAGAGTCCGGTGATGGAAGTTCCGGTCATCCAGCCGTAAATAATCAGGGTGATGGAGGGCGGGATGAGCAGGGCGGTTTCTGCACTGGAAATGATTAACCCGAGGCTGAATTTTTCGCTGAATCCGGTCTTGCGCAGTTCCGGGTACATGAGTTTGCCCATGGCGGCCACGGTTGCCGGGGCAGATCCGGAAACGGAACCGAAGGCCATGGAACCGAAAATTGTGGTGTGGCCGATGCCGCCCAGACGGTGCCCGGTGAAATATTTGATCAGGTCGGTTAACCGTTTGGCAATCTGGCCGGAAGCCATGAGTTCTGCAGCAAAGATGAAAAAGGGAATTGCCAGCAGGGTGGAAAAGTTGATTCCGCCGACCAGTTTTTGAATCAGTACCGGATCGGGAATGCGCTGAAACATGAAGGTTTTGGTCAGGAAAGCGGGTACGCCGAGCACCAGCAGCATTTCAAAACCGCAGACAAGCATCAAAAGTGCGATGAGGATAATTACAGGAGTCATGGTTTACCGCCTTTACTTGCTGGGGATGGTGATGGGCCGGGTGTGGCGGTCATTGATGTTCAAAAGCTCAAGCAGATAGCGCAGGGTCAGCAGGCCGAATCCGATGGATGGTGCGATG containing:
- a CDS encoding TRAP transporter large permease, which translates into the protein MTPVIILIALLMLVCGFEMLLVLGVPAFLTKTFMFQRIPDPVLIQKLVGGINFSTLLAIPFFIFAAELMASGQIAKRLTDLIKYFTGHRLGGIGHTTIFGSMAFGSVSGSAPATVAAMGKLMYPELRKTGFSEKFSLGLIISSAETALLIPPSITLIIYGWMTGTSITGLFIGGLGVGMALGLAFAALVIFESLRKGVGRGEKSTVPFFTVFKSAAWALGLPIIILGGIYTGLFTPTEAAAVSVVYAILIEAFVYKNLSFSRLISITERAAISTTIIFILLAMGSVLSYFVTLAQVPVLITNFLTQIDAGPITFLMIVNVAFFIAGMFIDPNSALLILVPPLYPVALSMGVDPIHFGQIVCLNICIGMITPPFGLDIFVASSTLEKPVMSIINGVWPFLFINILVLILVTYVPGLATFLPSLIAP
- a CDS encoding Zn-dependent hydrolase, producing the protein MMNAMTSNMGSAGNSTSPHPVPQTPASLEHLTAEAEQLFADLEELSRDVAGVSRPSYGEAETRAFELIENFAHKEGLITYRDNAANLVIELEKIPADEEYILIGSHLDSVPQGGNYDGAAGVIAGLLCLAEIKRSGRTPEVPVKVIALRGEESAWFGACYLGSKALLGKLEESEQELLQRDDSRPLKEHMVDCGADVERIANGEVLIDTSKIKAFFELHIEQGPVMIARNLPVAAVTGIRGNIRHRKIKCIGEAGHSGAVPRWLRKDAVFATAELITRIDDHWTTILQHGGDLVTTCGILSTDPQHHAMSRIPGEVTFSFEARSQYEHTLAAIEALLHSECATITHERRINFEFDKPVKTPPAVIDQEIVDRINNACIAEGLPVEAIPSGAGHDASLFANAGVPTGMIFVRNRNGSHNPEEEMDMEDFIRGLSVLHRTITEFN